The stretch of DNA TCGGCCCGGTGCGCTCGTTGGCGGCGGCTTCTTCCGGCGTGACGATGAATACCGGCGAGTCCGCGCTGCGTGCGGCCTCGAGCCGCTGGCGCTGCGCGGCGGTGAGCACTTCGCCCGGGTTCGCGAGCACGCCGGTCGCCGAGACGATGTGGTCGTCCGGCACGGTCATGGTCACGTCGTAATCGCCGAATTCGAGCGTGAACTCGCCGCGGCCGAGGAACTCCTTGTTGTGCCAGCCTTCATAGTCCGAATAGGCGACGAGGCGCGGGAACCACTGGGCGAAGAGGAAGATGTCGTTGCCGCCCTTCCTCGGATCATCGGGGAAATGTTCATAGCCCGAACGCGCGAAGATCGTGTTCTCCTCGACGATGTTGAACGCCCATTCGATGTCGAAGCTGACCTCTTCGCCCGACGCGAGCGGAGTCGGCAGGTCGATCCGCATCAGCGTGCCGACGATGGTGTGGGCGAGCGGCGTCCCGTCGGCCAGCCGGACGGCCTTGATGTCGTAGCCATAGGAATTGTCGGCCATGGCCTGCTGGCGCCGCAGCTCCTCGAGGCTGAGGCGTGCGGGTTCCCCGCCGCGCGCCGCGTCGATGCGCGGACCGCGCCTGCCGGGGCCGCCGAAAGTCGTGGTCATCTCCGCCATGCTGTCGGTGCGGAAAATGTTCTGGTCGAGCTGCATCCAGATCCACGGCAGCGTGTCGGGCGAATTGTTGACGTAGCGCACGCGGCCTTCCGCCTCGAGCCGACGCTTGTCCTCGTCGAGACGCGCGCGGATCGTGTAGTCGGCCTGCTGCTGCCAGTACTGGTGCCCCGGCGCGCCGCTCGCGTTGCGGTAGACGTTGGGGTCGGGGAGCACCTCGTCCAGTTGACGGAACTTGTCCTCGAAATCGCCCTTGGTCTGCTGGATGCCCTGTGCAGCGGCGGGGACTGAGAAAAGGAAGGCGATGATAAGGGCGATCAGGCGCAAGGGTCTGGTCCTTCGGTCGGGTCTGGTCCGGTGAGGCGAAAGCATCGACTCCGCCAAGGGGAATCGCTTGCTTTTGCGCGGGATGGATGGCGCGACCCTCGCGCTCCGCGCGCAAATGTCAATCGCCTGTCGCCGAACCTGTTTGCCCCTTCCGCTAAGAAAAGCGCCCGGCAGGTCCTTTGGGGGACCGCCGGGCGCAGCGCGCTCGCCTTGGGAGAGGTTCAGGCGGCAGCGCGGAAAATGGCCTCGATCTCCTCCTGGTTGGCGGTCCGGGGATTGGTGAAGCCGCAGGCATCGTTCATCGCGTTCGCGGCGAGCGTGGCGATGTCGTCCTCCTTCATTCCGAGCTGGGCGAGGCCCGCCGGGATACCGATATCGGCCGAAAGCTGGCGGATCGCCGCGATTGCGGCCTCCGCGCCCTGGCGTTCGTCCATGTTCGAGACATTGACGCCCATCGCCGCCGCGACATCGCGCAGCCGCCCGGCCGAAACCGCCGCGTTGAAAGTCTCGACATGGGGCAGAAGCACCGCGTTGCACACGCCGTGGGGCAGGTCGTAGAAGCCGCCCAGCTGGTGCGCCATCGCGTGGACATAGCCCAATGATGCGTTGTTGAACGCCATCCCTGCGAGGAACTGGGCATAGGCCATCGCCTCGCGCGCCTCGAGATTGGTCCCGTCGGCCACGGCATCGCGCAGGTTCTGCGAGATCAGCGCCATCGCCTTGAGCGCACAGCCATCGGTGATCGGCGTCGCCGAGGTCGAGACATAGGCTTCGATCGCGTGGGTCAGCGCATCCATGCCGGTCGCGGCGGTGAGGGCGGCGGGCTTGCCCACCATCATCGCGGGATCGTTGACCGACAGGAAGGGCGTCACGTGCTTGTCCACGATCGC from Erythrobacter sp. encodes:
- the yiaY gene encoding L-threonine dehydrogenase; translated protein: MGENALADAAATLTGRGFTSALIVTDEGLARLGVADDVAKVLEDAGIRAAIFDGAQPNPTTGNVEDGLALLRDHECDLVVSLGGGSSHDCAKGIALVAANGGEIADYEGIDQSPQPQVPLMAINTTAGTAAEMTRFCIITDVERHVKMAIVDKHVTPFLSVNDPAMMVGKPAALTAATGMDALTHAIEAYVSTSATPITDGCALKAMALISQNLRDAVADGTNLEAREAMAYAQFLAGMAFNNASLGYVHAMAHQLGGFYDLPHGVCNAVLLPHVETFNAAVSAGRLRDVAAAMGVNVSNMDERQGAEAAIAAIRQLSADIGIPAGLAQLGMKEDDIATLAANAMNDACGFTNPRTANQEEIEAIFRAAA